A region of Moorena producens PAL-8-15-08-1 DNA encodes the following proteins:
- a CDS encoding sugar transferase: protein MELSRMGLPLTETYRFDIRDPIFAKLRRNTYAVWLRIVTLVFTDLFMLLMAWLIAVTFSKYINNDWGIVNQAILVYIVIPWEILLIALQDLYNSGNKRRDYLALAQTITVAQISLLVIACLYQPDQFVIQLIDSLLWLLSLALVCIGRLGIDFLLRRLRKKGLLRYPTLIIGSPYQQQKAIQILENEDCYGVIKFFDINLLDQSNLSDFIKEIRALDVAEVFVCSWNKVEDYMFFYWSLRNAGITLRILCTDLGPIYQNVEMSSIGGVPTIGFSPPLITGIDFLAKRCFDFVLSVLGIIVLLPLFISISVLIKLDSPGPIFYKQERVGLHNKRFKTWKFRSMFVDADQRLKELEARNEMKDGVLFKIKDDPRITKVGKIIRRYSLDELPQLLNVLCGEMSLVGPRPLPIRDVNKFSEHHFIRHAVLPGITGLWQVSGRSDITSFEEVVRLDTLYMENWSVWLDLKILLKTAIVLFQKKGAY, encoded by the coding sequence ATGGAGTTGTCTAGGATGGGACTGCCCTTAACTGAAACCTATAGATTTGATATACGTGATCCTATTTTTGCAAAACTTCGTCGCAATACCTATGCTGTATGGCTTCGCATCGTTACATTAGTTTTCACTGATCTATTCATGCTATTGATGGCATGGTTAATTGCGGTTACTTTTAGTAAGTATATAAATAATGATTGGGGAATAGTCAATCAAGCAATACTAGTTTATATAGTCATACCCTGGGAAATTTTATTGATTGCTTTACAAGACCTTTATAATTCTGGTAACAAACGCCGTGACTACTTAGCTCTAGCCCAGACAATCACTGTTGCCCAGATTAGTCTACTCGTTATTGCTTGCCTGTATCAACCCGATCAATTTGTGATTCAACTAATTGATAGTTTGTTATGGCTATTAAGCCTCGCTCTTGTCTGCATCGGACGCTTAGGAATAGATTTTCTTCTGAGACGGCTTCGTAAAAAAGGCTTACTTCGCTATCCAACCCTGATCATAGGTTCACCATATCAACAACAAAAAGCAATTCAAATACTGGAAAACGAAGATTGTTATGGCGTTATTAAATTCTTCGATATTAATTTATTAGATCAATCGAACCTATCCGATTTTATTAAAGAAATTCGTGCTCTAGACGTAGCCGAAGTATTTGTTTGCTCTTGGAACAAGGTAGAAGATTATATGTTCTTTTACTGGAGTCTCAGAAACGCAGGTATCACCTTGCGAATTTTGTGTACAGACTTAGGACCTATTTACCAAAATGTGGAGATGTCTAGTATAGGTGGTGTGCCTACCATAGGGTTTTCTCCCCCTCTAATTACTGGTATTGACTTTTTGGCAAAAAGATGTTTTGATTTTGTGCTTTCTGTCTTAGGAATAATTGTGCTTTTGCCACTGTTTATCAGTATTTCCGTTTTAATCAAGCTTGATTCCCCAGGACCGATATTTTACAAACAGGAAAGAGTTGGCTTACATAATAAACGATTTAAGACTTGGAAATTTCGCAGTATGTTTGTGGATGCTGACCAACGTCTCAAAGAGCTAGAAGCTCGTAATGAAATGAAAGATGGTGTTCTCTTTAAGATAAAGGATGATCCACGGATTACCAAAGTAGGAAAAATTATCCGCCGCTATAGCTTAGATGAACTGCCCCAATTACTTAACGTTCTCTGTGGAGAAATGAGTTTAGTTGGTCCTAGGCCCTTGCCAATCAGAGATGTCAATAAATTCTCTGAACACCACTTTATCCGTCATGCAGTTTTACCGGGAATAACCGGACTTTGGCAAGTGTCCGGTCGTTCCGATATTACGTCTTTTGAAGAAGTGGTACGTCTAGATACTTTGTACATGGAAAATTGGTCAGTGTGGCTAGATTTGAAGATTTTATTAAAAACTGCCATAGTGCTTTTCCAAAAAAAAGGCGCTTACTAG
- a CDS encoding DUF3370 domain-containing protein — MLPFLLNFTLAQATPAPTPQLEIVQLQEIRPLPGQLDNVPVFNSNSPELVQTEGILLSTFPPFDKANPGAHLNFPFQGRFDIFAHHVAKAATLDDLRTLYLGIILYNPGKEPVTVDIIEAASYLSQPDAPFIELPSQVDNSSGRVYAGPGSRVMSDILRGGRQDGFPAQLVIQAQQSRMLLNLPIPVRTLTPPINGRSTLMRLYSNGKVYAASLAQYAPLDSDGNERSPTIAQWQDLLEQGELAGPRDRAPTDPIATTGSIIYGRVAGVARGSRWQAQLVDNPTAQSLTIPQPGKAFSYGLSTLDHGRLGTGQIQSAPMLVRYPDTAYFAHGNYGVQYSLTLPLINPTRDTQTVTLALDTPIKQDQIQGGLRFLKAPAKQIFFRGTVQLSYKDDQGLPRTRYVHLVQRRGEQGDTLVRLQMPPLEQRLVQVDFLYPPDSTPPQVLTVRTHH, encoded by the coding sequence ATGCTGCCATTTTTACTAAATTTCACCCTGGCTCAAGCCACTCCAGCACCAACACCTCAATTAGAAATCGTGCAACTCCAAGAAATACGCCCTCTACCAGGACAACTAGATAATGTACCCGTATTTAACAGCAACAGTCCCGAACTAGTACAGACTGAAGGAATTTTACTGTCCACATTTCCCCCTTTTGACAAAGCCAACCCAGGGGCTCACTTAAACTTTCCATTTCAGGGGCGCTTTGATATCTTTGCCCACCATGTTGCCAAAGCAGCCACCCTAGATGATTTGCGCACCCTCTATCTAGGGATTATCCTCTACAATCCGGGCAAAGAACCAGTAACAGTAGATATTATTGAGGCAGCTAGTTACCTGAGTCAGCCTGATGCACCATTTATCGAATTACCCTCCCAAGTAGATAATTCTTCCGGTAGAGTTTATGCTGGGCCTGGTAGCCGAGTGATGAGTGATATTCTCCGTGGAGGTAGGCAAGACGGATTTCCTGCCCAATTGGTGATTCAGGCTCAGCAAAGCCGCATGTTGCTGAATCTGCCAATTCCAGTGCGAACCTTGACACCACCGATTAATGGTCGCTCAACGTTGATGCGGTTATACAGTAATGGCAAGGTATACGCCGCTAGTCTTGCTCAGTATGCACCTTTAGATAGTGATGGCAATGAACGCTCTCCTACTATAGCTCAATGGCAGGATTTATTAGAGCAAGGGGAGTTAGCTGGACCACGCGATCGCGCCCCGACTGATCCAATTGCTACTACTGGTTCAATTATCTACGGTCGAGTGGCAGGAGTAGCCCGAGGCTCTAGATGGCAAGCTCAGTTGGTGGATAATCCTACTGCTCAATCTCTAACTATTCCGCAACCGGGAAAAGCCTTTTCCTACGGACTGAGTACCCTCGATCACGGCAGGTTAGGTACTGGTCAAATTCAGAGTGCGCCGATGTTAGTCCGTTATCCAGATACCGCCTATTTTGCCCATGGTAACTATGGGGTGCAATACAGCCTGACCTTGCCACTGATTAATCCCACCCGGGATACTCAAACGGTCACTCTGGCTCTTGATACACCGATTAAACAGGATCAAATCCAGGGAGGATTAAGGTTTTTAAAGGCACCAGCTAAGCAAATATTTTTCCGAGGGACAGTGCAATTGAGCTATAAGGATGATCAAGGTTTACCTCGGACGCGCTATGTGCATTTGGTACAACGGCGTGGTGAGCAGGGGGATACCCTAGTGAGGTTGCAGATGCCACCCCTTGAGCAACGGCTGGTGCAAGTCGATTTTCTCTATCCACCAGACTCGACACCCCCCCAAGTTTTAACGGTTCGGACACATCATTAA
- the gmd gene encoding GDP-mannose 4,6-dehydratase produces the protein MTEPKRALITGITGQDGSYLSELLLEKGYEVHGIIRRTSTFNTDRIDHIYVDPHNENARFFLHYGDLTDGVTLRRILEAVKPSEIYNLGAQSHVRVSFDSPEYTVDSVGMGTLRLLEAIRDYRQRTGIDVRFYQAGSSEMFGKVQEIPQKETTPFYPRSPYACAKVYAHWQTINYRESYGMFACNGILFNHESPRRGETFVTRKITRAIARIVGGQQKKLYLGNLDSKRDWGYAKDYVKAMWLMLQQDKPDDYVVATGETHSVKEFLEIAFKYVNLDWNNYVEFDERYLRPAEVDILIGDPTKANQKLGWEPSVTFEQLVGLMVEADLQALGLSLPNGKSTQPLNDQAYIRQGVATMVD, from the coding sequence ATGACGGAACCAAAAAGAGCGCTAATCACTGGAATTACAGGTCAAGACGGTTCCTACTTGAGTGAGTTGTTGCTAGAAAAGGGCTATGAGGTTCACGGTATTATCCGAAGGACCTCCACCTTCAACACAGATCGCATTGACCACATCTATGTAGACCCCCACAATGAAAACGCACGGTTCTTCTTACACTACGGTGACTTGACTGATGGTGTGACCCTACGCCGGATCTTAGAGGCGGTTAAGCCATCGGAAATTTATAACTTAGGGGCTCAATCCCATGTTCGGGTCAGTTTTGACTCCCCAGAATATACCGTTGACTCGGTGGGAATGGGTACTCTCCGACTCTTGGAGGCGATTCGGGACTATCGTCAGCGCACCGGTATCGACGTGCGTTTCTATCAAGCTGGTTCTTCTGAGATGTTTGGCAAAGTACAGGAGATACCCCAAAAGGAAACTACTCCATTTTATCCCCGCTCTCCCTATGCCTGTGCTAAGGTGTATGCTCACTGGCAAACTATAAACTATCGTGAATCCTACGGCATGTTTGCCTGCAATGGTATACTGTTTAACCACGAGTCACCCCGTCGAGGGGAAACCTTTGTAACCCGCAAGATTACCCGAGCAATTGCCCGAATTGTCGGAGGTCAGCAGAAAAAACTCTACCTGGGTAATCTTGATTCTAAGCGAGACTGGGGTTACGCGAAGGACTATGTCAAGGCCATGTGGCTGATGCTCCAGCAAGACAAACCAGATGACTATGTGGTAGCGACTGGTGAAACCCACTCAGTTAAGGAATTTTTAGAGATTGCCTTCAAATATGTCAATCTCGATTGGAATAATTATGTCGAGTTTGACGAGCGTTATTTGCGTCCTGCCGAAGTAGATATACTAATTGGTGACCCCACCAAGGCAAACCAGAAGCTCGGTTGGGAGCCATCTGTAACCTTTGAGCAGTTGGTAGGTTTAATGGTAGAAGCGGATTTACAAGCCTTGGGTCTGTCACTCCCTAATGGCAAAAGTACTCAACCGTTGAATGATCAAGCCTATATCCGTCAAGGTGTAGCTACGATGGTTGACTAA
- the hpsE gene encoding hormogonium polysaccharide biosynthesis glycosyltransferase HpsE, which translates to MVIELTVAIPTYNGQKRLPEVLDRLRDCCQQDQLSWEVIVIDNNSTDGTAKLVEAYQANWPTQYPLRYCFEPKQGAAYARCRAIQEATGELVGFLDDDTIPSMSWIASAYAFGKSHPTSGAYGSQIHGVFEVTPPPNFDKLAPFLAITERGCEPLLYEPHKKLLPPSAGLVVRKQAWLESMPSRPILTGRTKSSMLTGEDLEMLSRIQAKGWEIWYNPAMEIEHKIPSWRLRREYLIPFFRGIGLSRHVTRMLSVKPWLRPLATLAYMSNDLRKITFHWLKHGGSIQSDLIAACQMELFMSSLWSPFYLRKHGYFAEYDNYSNN; encoded by the coding sequence ATGGTGATTGAGTTAACTGTTGCCATCCCGACATACAACGGTCAGAAGCGTTTACCAGAAGTCTTAGATCGACTCCGAGACTGTTGCCAGCAAGACCAACTGAGCTGGGAAGTTATTGTTATTGACAACAACAGTACTGACGGCACTGCTAAGCTTGTTGAGGCTTATCAAGCCAATTGGCCAACGCAATATCCGTTGAGGTATTGTTTTGAACCGAAACAAGGGGCAGCTTATGCCAGATGCCGTGCCATTCAGGAAGCTACAGGTGAACTAGTGGGTTTCCTAGACGATGACACGATTCCATCAATGTCTTGGATAGCTTCTGCTTACGCCTTTGGCAAATCTCACCCTACTTCTGGTGCTTATGGTAGTCAAATCCATGGTGTTTTTGAAGTCACTCCTCCACCAAATTTTGATAAACTTGCGCCATTTCTAGCAATCACTGAACGTGGTTGTGAGCCATTACTTTATGAACCTCACAAAAAATTACTACCACCTTCAGCTGGGTTGGTTGTGCGAAAACAAGCTTGGTTAGAGAGTATGCCCTCTCGGCCTATTTTGACTGGGCGCACTAAGAGCAGTATGTTAACTGGGGAAGATTTAGAGATGTTGTCTCGTATCCAAGCTAAGGGCTGGGAAATCTGGTACAATCCTGCTATGGAAATTGAGCACAAAATTCCTAGCTGGCGTCTGAGACGTGAGTATTTAATTCCGTTTTTCCGTGGCATTGGTTTAAGTCGTCATGTGACCCGGATGTTGAGTGTAAAACCTTGGCTAAGACCATTGGCTACTCTGGCTTACATGAGCAACGATTTGCGCAAAATTACCTTTCACTGGCTCAAGCACGGTGGTTCTATCCAGTCGGATTTAATTGCAGCTTGCCAAATGGAGTTGTTTATGAGTAGTCTATGGAGTCCTTTTTACCTCCGTAAACATGGGTATTTTGCTGAGTATGATAACTATTCAAATAACTAG
- a CDS encoding DUF1361 domain-containing protein — MDTLLTEVWKAWHSHNGWMAWNLFLASIPLALSFWLFRSKSGLHSGLWWIGLAVFILFLPNAPYLLTDVIHLIQAIRRNYSVWTITLVVIPQHLLVILTGFEAYVLSVINLGEYLQRRRLGKLIVSAELITHGLCAFGIYLGRFQRFNSWDLVAQPNSLVKGMIDDLTSKGPLLVMAVTFVVLTVFYWMMKQITLGIMIRMRHQRSGSAASG; from the coding sequence ATGGACACATTACTGACAGAGGTATGGAAAGCTTGGCATAGCCACAATGGCTGGATGGCTTGGAATTTGTTTCTAGCATCAATACCATTAGCTCTAAGTTTTTGGCTATTCCGCAGTAAATCTGGATTACACTCCGGATTATGGTGGATAGGTTTAGCAGTTTTTATCCTATTTTTGCCCAATGCGCCCTATCTGCTCACCGATGTAATTCATCTAATTCAAGCCATTCGCCGCAATTACTCAGTATGGACAATTACTCTAGTTGTTATTCCCCAACATCTGCTAGTTATCCTAACCGGTTTTGAAGCTTACGTTCTATCTGTGATTAACCTAGGTGAGTATTTGCAGCGGCGAAGGTTAGGAAAGTTGATCGTCTCAGCTGAGTTAATTACTCATGGTCTGTGCGCCTTTGGTATTTATCTAGGACGATTTCAACGCTTCAACAGCTGGGACTTGGTTGCTCAACCCAATAGCTTAGTCAAGGGCATGATTGATGATTTAACCTCTAAAGGTCCACTACTAGTAATGGCCGTAACCTTCGTGGTGCTGACTGTATTTTACTGGATGATGAAGCAAATAACCTTAGGAATTATGATCAGAATGCGCCACCAACGTTCTGGCAGCGCAGCTTCTGGATAA
- a CDS encoding GDP-L-fucose synthase family protein: MESLDLSNKRILVTGGAGFLGRQVVDQLCKAGADAQKITIPRSRDYDLRSLENCQRAVDQQDIIIHLAAHVGGIGLNREKPAELFYDNLMMGTQLIHAAYEAGVEKFVCVGTICAYPKFTPVPFKEDNLWDGYPEETNAPYGVAKKALLVQLQAYRQQYGFNGIYLLPVNLYGPEDNFDPSSSHVIPALIRKVYEAQQKGEMKLPAWGDGSPTREFLYSTDAARGIVMATTDYNQPEPVNLGTGYEISIRDLVELICELMEFKGEIVWETDKPNGQPRRCLDIERAKEEFNFTAEMEFKQGLKNTIDWYRQHAS, translated from the coding sequence ATGGAAAGTTTAGATCTTAGTAATAAGAGGATTCTAGTTACTGGTGGGGCTGGATTTCTAGGACGTCAGGTAGTGGATCAGTTGTGTAAAGCTGGAGCGGATGCACAGAAGATTACTATTCCGCGATCGCGTGATTATGACCTGCGTTCTTTAGAGAACTGTCAAAGAGCTGTGGATCAGCAGGATATCATCATTCATCTTGCTGCTCATGTTGGTGGCATTGGTCTTAATCGAGAAAAGCCAGCTGAGCTATTCTATGACAATTTAATGATGGGTACTCAGCTAATTCATGCCGCCTATGAAGCCGGTGTGGAAAAATTTGTCTGTGTTGGTACCATCTGTGCCTATCCCAAATTCACACCAGTACCCTTTAAAGAGGATAACCTCTGGGATGGTTATCCGGAAGAAACCAATGCCCCTTATGGGGTTGCTAAGAAAGCTCTTTTAGTCCAGCTACAAGCCTATCGGCAACAGTACGGATTCAATGGCATCTACCTGTTACCCGTGAACTTGTATGGTCCGGAAGATAATTTCGACCCCAGCAGTTCCCACGTAATCCCTGCCCTAATTCGTAAAGTCTATGAAGCCCAACAAAAGGGAGAAATGAAATTGCCTGCGTGGGGTGATGGCAGTCCTACCCGTGAGTTTCTCTACTCAACCGATGCAGCACGGGGTATTGTGATGGCTACCACGGATTACAATCAGCCAGAGCCAGTTAATTTGGGTACAGGCTATGAAATCTCAATTCGCGATTTAGTTGAGTTGATTTGCGAATTGATGGAATTTAAGGGAGAAATTGTCTGGGAAACTGATAAACCCAATGGTCAGCCTCGCCGTTGTCTGGATATTGAACGAGCCAAGGAGGAGTTTAACTTCACTGCTGAGATGGAGTTTAAGCAGGGGTTGAAGAATACTATCGACTGGTATCGACAACACGCTAGCTAA
- a CDS encoding GumC family protein codes for MEAIDYSEEIDFHKYWLVFKRRFLPASLAFGGVFGLAAWYVFSQKTVYLAAAQLLLKTDNSSSLTGVDNPTGTIDNVARQSDPLSTEVEIILSRPIIEKTIIALNLRDKNGEFLSPEFILKELSVKPIPGTDILTISYESYDPTWAERIVNTLIKVYIENDIQTNRAEAVAARDFIEKQLPKVEATVSQAEADLRRFKEANKILDLQQEASIAVGSIAKLDDEISQLQAQLAQINAESEGLRNKIGLDTQQAVAATSLRQSTGVQEALTQLQGVQAQLALERTRFNDEYPTVAQLALQEAALLKLLQERIAQVIGSQQPAPPVKSLLEFGPIQQQLTAELVQSEVQRLGLTSQLGVLRNTQSSYKERSRVLPKLEQNQRELERRVAAAQATYQILLSKLQETRVAENQNVGNARVISEAIVPEQPIPIPINLILAGGAFAGILVAIATAFLIDLLDRSVHTLKELKDLFRYTLLGVIPDYGKLVSTSYFAGSSQQNVFPIFPRDLPRSVVGEAYQILQANLKFISSDRPLQSIVVTSSVPKEGKSHVCANLAAAMAQVGRRVLLIDADLRYPSQHHLWELTNSLGLSNILVGDAQFHQAKREVMTGLDVLMAGVIPPNPVALLDSQKMALLMQKFSREYDCVILDTPALAGMADAPILGKMADGILLVARPEKIDSASANAAMEILNSSGQNVLGLVTNGVIFKNEPDGYIYRNRENYTTPDFSPEKAECNQP; via the coding sequence ATGGAAGCTATAGATTATTCAGAAGAAATAGATTTTCATAAATACTGGCTAGTTTTCAAACGGCGTTTTTTGCCAGCAAGCCTAGCATTTGGTGGCGTTTTCGGTCTGGCCGCATGGTATGTTTTCTCTCAAAAAACTGTTTATTTAGCAGCAGCTCAACTGTTGTTAAAGACAGATAATTCTTCTTCTCTGACCGGGGTTGATAATCCAACTGGCACGATTGATAATGTTGCTCGTCAGAGCGACCCCTTATCTACGGAAGTAGAAATTATTCTTTCCAGACCAATTATAGAAAAAACAATCATAGCTCTCAACCTCAGGGATAAAAACGGTGAATTTTTATCTCCTGAGTTCATTTTAAAAGAACTGAGTGTCAAACCAATTCCGGGGACAGATATCCTCACCATTTCCTATGAATCCTATGATCCTACTTGGGCAGAAAGGATCGTTAACACACTGATTAAGGTTTACATAGAGAATGATATCCAAACTAACCGAGCGGAAGCTGTCGCCGCTCGTGACTTTATTGAGAAACAACTTCCAAAAGTTGAAGCTACTGTCAGCCAAGCAGAAGCGGATTTGCGTAGATTCAAAGAAGCTAATAAAATATTAGACCTGCAACAAGAAGCTAGCATTGCAGTCGGGTCGATTGCCAAATTAGACGACGAAATTTCTCAACTTCAGGCTCAGTTAGCACAGATAAATGCTGAGTCTGAGGGCTTGCGCAATAAGATCGGTCTGGATACACAGCAAGCTGTGGCAGCTACGTCTTTAAGGCAGTCTACTGGGGTCCAGGAGGCACTGACACAACTCCAAGGGGTACAAGCTCAGTTAGCACTGGAGCGCACCCGCTTCAACGATGAATACCCGACAGTGGCTCAGTTGGCTCTTCAGGAAGCCGCACTATTAAAATTACTACAAGAGCGAATAGCCCAGGTTATTGGTAGCCAACAACCAGCGCCACCGGTTAAGAGTTTGTTAGAGTTTGGACCAATCCAGCAACAACTGACTGCAGAATTGGTTCAGTCCGAGGTACAGCGTTTAGGACTGACTAGCCAACTAGGTGTTCTGAGGAATACTCAGTCATCTTACAAAGAGCGCTCTAGAGTCCTACCGAAACTAGAGCAGAATCAGCGGGAACTGGAGCGACGGGTAGCTGCTGCACAAGCAACTTACCAAATTTTGTTAAGCAAACTACAAGAAACCAGAGTTGCGGAAAATCAAAATGTCGGTAATGCCCGTGTTATTTCAGAGGCGATCGTTCCTGAACAGCCGATTCCGATCCCCATCAACCTGATCCTGGCAGGAGGAGCTTTTGCTGGTATCTTAGTTGCGATCGCTACGGCTTTCTTGATCGACCTCTTAGACAGATCGGTTCATACTCTCAAAGAATTAAAAGATTTGTTCAGATATACCTTGTTAGGGGTTATTCCAGATTACGGCAAGCTGGTCAGTACGAGCTACTTTGCTGGATCGTCTCAACAGAATGTTTTTCCTATTTTTCCAAGAGATTTGCCCCGCTCTGTCGTCGGTGAAGCCTATCAAATTCTGCAAGCCAATCTGAAGTTTATCAGTTCTGATCGACCACTGCAATCGATTGTAGTAACCAGTTCTGTTCCTAAGGAAGGCAAGTCCCATGTCTGTGCTAATTTAGCTGCAGCTATGGCTCAAGTAGGACGCCGGGTGTTACTAATCGATGCTGATCTGCGTTATCCATCTCAACATCATCTGTGGGAACTAACTAACTCCTTAGGTTTAAGTAATATTCTCGTGGGTGATGCTCAATTTCATCAGGCTAAACGGGAAGTAATGACTGGTCTTGATGTTCTGATGGCTGGGGTAATTCCTCCAAATCCTGTGGCTCTTCTAGACTCTCAGAAGATGGCTTTACTGATGCAGAAGTTCTCACGAGAGTATGACTGCGTGATCTTAGATACTCCAGCATTAGCTGGTATGGCTGATGCGCCAATTTTGGGCAAAATGGCTGATGGCATTTTACTGGTAGCCCGACCTGAAAAAATCGATTCTGCCAGTGCTAATGCGGCTATGGAAATTCTCAACAGTTCAGGTCAAAATGTTCTGGGCTTAGTTACCAATGGTGTAATCTTCAAAAACGAACCTGACGGCTATATCTACCGCAACAGGGAAAACTATACTACGCCAGATTTCAGTCCAGAAAAGGCTGAATGTAATCAGCCATAA